A part of Drosophila bipectinata strain 14024-0381.07 chromosome 3L, DbipHiC1v2, whole genome shotgun sequence genomic DNA contains:
- the LOC108120348 gene encoding transketolase-like protein 2, producing the protein MSSPKLDNKVLQTMRDMAQKLRIHSITSTQAANSGHPTSCASLAEIMVVLFFHQMKLTLRHPRDPSSDRLVLSKGHAAPILYAAWAEAGLFPVEELRNLRKVDSDLEGHPTPRLNFIDVSTGSLGQGLAVAAGMAYVGKYLDKADYRTYVIVGDGEMSEGSVWESLHFAAHYCLDNLCVIFDVNKLGVLDVFAEMENLRERLEAFGFHALVLNGHDFDELIKGFHNAANTKDRPTALLARTIKGKDFLGIEGCDEMHGQILGSKAVAVIKRLQAMISNPNARLIPKKVDKCGRAPEVEITNIMLCAPPDYRLGDSISTRQAYGSALAKIAANNSRVIALDGDTKNATYADKLRNAFPERFIECFIAQQNLVGVALGATCRRRTVAFVSTYAAFFTRAFDQIRMGAISHTNVNFAGSHCGCSIGEDGPSQMGLEDMAMFRSIPGSTVFYPTDAVSTERAVELAANTQGVCFIRITYPCTTVIYNNDEKFAVGLAKIIRQKPSDELLLIGAGVTLYECLEAAEQLEEECVTARVLDPFTVKPLDVRLIIKHGKMCGGRILVVEDHYQQGGLGEAVLSAVADYRNFVVKHLYVPTVPRSGPPAILLDMFGISSRNIVKASMALLKK; encoded by the exons ATGTCGTCCCCAAAATTAGACAACAAGGTGCTGCAGACCATGAGGGACATGGCCCAGAAGCTGCGGATCCACTCGATCACCTCCACCCAGGCAGCCAACTCGGGCCACCCCACCTCGTGCGCCTCGCTGGCGGAGATCATGGTGGTGCTGTTCTTCCACCAGATGAAACTGACCCTAAGGCATCCCCGAGATCCGTCCAGCGATCGTCTGGTGCTCTCCAAGGGCCACGCTGCTCCCATTTTGTACGCTGCCTGGGCGGAGGCCGGCCTGTTTCCGGTGGAGGAGCTGCGCAACCTCCGGAAGGTGGACAGCGACCTGGAGGGTCATCCTACGCCGCGGTTGAACTTTATCGACGTGAGCACGGGTTCCCTGGGACAGGGTCTCGCAGTGGCAGCTGGAATGGCATACGTTGGCAAATATCTGGACAAGGCCGATTACCGGACCTATGTGATCGTTGGCGATGGCGAAATGTCCGAGGGCAGTGTTTGGGAGTCTTTGCACTTTGCCGCCCACTATTGTCTAGACAACCTCTGTGTGATTTTCGATGTGAACAAGCTGGGAGTGTTGGATGTATTCGCGGAAATGGAGAACCTACGGGAGAGGCTGGAGGCCTTTGGGTTTCATGCTTTGGTTCTGAATGGCCACGACTTTGACGAGCTAATCAAGGGATTTCACAATGCGGCCAACACCAAGGATAGGCCCACGGCTTTGCTGGCCAGGACCATTAAGGGCAAGGACTTCCTGGGAATCGAGGGCTGCGACGAGATGCACGGACAGATCCTGGGATCAAAGGCCGTGGCAGTGATCAAGCGCCTCCag GCTATGATCTCCAATCCGAATGCTCGTTTAATTCCCAAGAAGGTTGACAAATGTGGCCGCGCCCCAGAGGTCGAAATTACAAACATAATGCTATGTGCTCCGCCCGACTATCGCCTAGGAGATTCGATCTCCACTCGCCAGGCCTATGGCTCCGCTCTGGCCAAGATTGCAGCCAACAATTCCCGGGTGATTGCCCTCGATGGCGATACAAAAAACGCCACATATGCGGATAAGTTGAGGAACGCCTTTCCCGAGCGGTTCATCGAGTGCTTCATAGCCCAGCAAAACTTGGTGGGCGTGGCATTGGGAGCCACGTGTCGGCGCCGCACCGTAGCTTTTGTTTCCACCTATGCCGCCTTCTTCACCCGGGCCTTCGATCAGATCCGCATGGGCGCCATATCCCACACGAACGTGAACTTTGCCGGCTCGCATTGCGGCTGCAGCATCGGAGAGGATGGACCTTCGCAAATGGGCCTGGAGGACATGGCCATGTTCCGCAGCATTCCCGGAAGCACAGTTTTTTATCCCACAGATGCTGTGAGCACGGAAAGGGCTGTGGAGTTGGCGGCCAACACCCAGGGCGTCTGCTTCATACGCATCACTTATCCGTGCACCACTGTGATCTACAACAACGACGAAAAATTCGCCGTAGGATTGGCCAAAATTATCCGACAGAAGCCCTCGGACGAGTTGCTGCTCATTGGGGCAGGGGTCACGTTGTACGAGTGCTTGGAGGCTGCCGAGCAATTGGAGGAGGAATGCGTCACCGCCCGGGTGCTGGATCCCTTCACGGTGAAGCCACTCGATGTTAGGCTGATCATCAAACACGGCAAAATGTGCGGTGGGAGGATCTTGGTGGTGGAGGATCACTACCAGCAGGGCGGACTTGGGGAGGCGGTGCTCAGCGCCGTGGCTGACTACCGAAATTTTGTTGTTAAACATCTATATGTACCCACTGTGCCCAGATCCGGGCCTCCAGCCATACTGCTCGACATGTTCGGCATCTCCTCCCGTAACATCGTGAAAGCCAGCATGGCTCTCCTGAAAAAGTGA